One window of Microcoleus vaginatus PCC 9802 genomic DNA carries:
- the ltrA gene encoding group II intron reverse transcriptase/maturase yields the protein MNTSNTESIQTEVEWKDINWKKIQRIVFKLQKRIFKASQRGDVKAVRRLQKTLMKSWSAKALAVRRVTQDNRGKKTAGIDGIKSLIPKQRLELIHQLRLNQKAKPVRRVWIDKPGRDEKRPLGIPTMNDRASQALVKAALEPEWEAKFEPNSYGFRPGRSCHDAIEAIYGAIKQKPKYVLDADIAKCFDRINHEALLEKLNTFPTIRRQIRAWLKAGVIDWSEYANRNKKKGFSQSSEGTPQGGVISPLLANIALHGLENRLLQYVETVDMKNNYGRQQSKRSKRMTLTVVRYADDFVILHKDKAVVQRCMQITAEWLSGIGLELKPEKTRLSHTLVEEGGNIGFDFLGFNVRQFEVGEYASKQGFKTIITPSKEKLKVHLSKVGDLIDKHKGSSRDALIATLNPVIRGWSNYYKTVGSKDIFQLADHIIYQQIRGWAIYRHESADKTWTTKGNNNWVFATKNGKHCLAKHGDTPITRHTKVKGEISPYDGDWVYWSKRKGEYPETPKQLSELIKKQDGKCSHCGLYFTSDCLIEVHHIDRNRSNNKKTNLTAVHRHCHDIIHAKWEPKEWEMRSDESYF from the coding sequence ATGAATACGTCTAATACTGAGTCAATACAGACAGAAGTGGAATGGAAGGATATCAACTGGAAAAAAATACAGAGGATAGTCTTTAAGTTGCAAAAGCGCATATTCAAAGCCTCTCAACGTGGGGATGTCAAGGCAGTCCGTAGGCTTCAAAAGACTTTGATGAAGTCTTGGTCGGCTAAGGCATTAGCCGTTCGTCGGGTAACTCAGGATAATCGGGGCAAGAAAACGGCTGGAATAGATGGGATTAAGAGTTTAATCCCCAAACAAAGGCTAGAACTTATACACCAACTGAGGTTAAACCAAAAGGCTAAACCTGTCAGGAGAGTCTGGATTGATAAACCTGGTAGAGACGAAAAACGCCCGTTAGGGATACCCACAATGAACGACAGAGCATCCCAAGCTCTGGTAAAAGCAGCCTTAGAGCCGGAATGGGAAGCAAAATTCGAGCCAAACAGCTACGGATTCCGACCAGGGCGGTCATGCCACGACGCAATCGAAGCAATATATGGAGCAATCAAGCAGAAGCCGAAATACGTGCTAGATGCCGACATTGCCAAATGCTTCGACCGAATAAACCATGAAGCGCTGCTAGAAAAATTAAATACATTCCCCACCATCCGCCGTCAAATCCGGGCATGGTTGAAAGCGGGAGTGATTGACTGGAGCGAATACGCTAATCGCAATAAAAAGAAAGGGTTCAGTCAATCATCTGAGGGAACGCCGCAAGGCGGGGTTATATCGCCCTTGCTAGCAAACATCGCCCTCCACGGCTTAGAAAATCGGCTACTCCAATACGTTGAAACCGTAGATATGAAAAATAACTACGGCAGACAACAGAGCAAACGCTCTAAGCGAATGACCCTAACAGTAGTTCGCTATGCTGATGACTTTGTAATTCTACACAAAGATAAAGCCGTCGTCCAAAGATGTATGCAGATAACAGCAGAATGGCTCAGTGGCATTGGCTTGGAATTAAAACCCGAAAAAACCAGACTCTCACACACTCTAGTTGAAGAAGGAGGCAACATAGGGTTCGACTTCCTCGGATTTAATGTTAGACAGTTCGAGGTAGGGGAGTATGCGTCTAAGCAAGGATTTAAAACCATCATCACACCATCCAAGGAAAAGCTGAAAGTCCATCTATCTAAAGTAGGCGACCTAATCGATAAGCACAAAGGTTCATCGCGAGATGCCTTAATTGCAACACTAAACCCCGTGATAAGGGGCTGGTCGAACTATTACAAAACGGTTGGCAGCAAAGATATATTCCAACTTGCAGACCACATCATCTATCAGCAAATACGAGGATGGGCAATTTACCGTCATGAAAGCGCCGACAAGACTTGGACAACCAAGGGAAATAACAATTGGGTATTCGCCACCAAAAACGGCAAGCATTGTCTAGCCAAGCATGGCGATACTCCAATAACCAGACACACAAAGGTGAAGGGTGAAATAAGCCCTTATGACGGAGATTGGGTCTACTGGAGCAAACGAAAAGGGGAATACCCTGAAACTCCCAAACAATTATCCGAGCTTATTAAAAAGCAAGATGGGAAGTGTTCGCACTGCGGTCTGTACTTCACGTCAGATTGTCTAATTGAAGTACATCACATAGATAGAAACAGAAGCAACAACAAGAAGACAAATCTGACAGCCGTACATAGACACTGCCACGACATTATTCACGCCAAATGGGAACCAAAAGAGTGGGAGATGAGAAGTGATGAATCTTATTTCTAG
- a CDS encoding serine hydrolase: MIPVIKKAWLYTFCLFLLTFSCTSINSSNREDTPNKQTSAPSGITISNADRTNELRDRIEQISHAAQGRVGVTATVLETAQSVTLNGSQQFPMQSVYKFPIAMAVTLKGNQQFPMQSVYKFPIAMAVLAQVDQGKLKLHQKIRVETSDVLQGSRILDEKSQGMEFILAELLKYMVSESDGTSCNVLLRQVGEPRIVTEYLRSLGINDIVVANTEKELAQDPAVKYRNYATPDATVVLLRALHEGKGLSKSSQALLLQLMTQTTTGPKRIKGLLRDGTVVAHKTGTSSTVNGVTAATNDVGLVALPNGQHMALAVFVSDSPANDAIREEVIAKVTKVAWDEWSR, from the coding sequence ATGATTCCAGTGATTAAAAAAGCTTGGCTTTACACATTTTGCTTGTTTTTACTGACTTTTAGTTGCACAAGCATTAACTCCAGTAATAGAGAAGACACCCCCAACAAGCAAACAAGTGCGCCGAGCGGTATCACAATATCCAACGCCGATCGCACAAACGAATTACGCGATCGCATTGAACAAATCTCTCACGCTGCTCAAGGGCGTGTTGGGGTGACAGCCACAGTGCTAGAAACCGCGCAGTCAGTGACTCTGAATGGAAGTCAGCAATTTCCGATGCAAAGCGTTTACAAGTTTCCGATCGCGATGGCGGTGACTCTGAAGGGAAATCAGCAATTTCCAATGCAGAGTGTTTACAAGTTTCCGATCGCGATGGCGGTTCTGGCTCAAGTAGACCAAGGAAAATTGAAGCTACATCAGAAAATTCGTGTTGAAACCAGTGATGTACTCCAGGGTAGTCGGATTCTCGACGAGAAATCGCAGGGAATGGAATTCATTCTGGCTGAACTATTAAAGTACATGGTTTCTGAGAGTGATGGTACGTCTTGTAATGTGCTGTTACGACAAGTCGGTGAGCCAAGGATTGTCACGGAGTATTTGCGTAGTCTTGGCATCAACGATATCGTTGTTGCTAATACGGAGAAGGAGCTAGCGCAAGACCCAGCAGTGAAGTATCGTAACTATGCGACACCTGATGCTACTGTTGTTTTGTTACGCGCTCTTCATGAGGGGAAAGGGCTTTCAAAATCTAGTCAAGCCTTATTGCTGCAATTGATGACACAGACAACTACAGGTCCAAAGCGCATTAAAGGACTGTTGCGTGATGGGACAGTTGTGGCGCACAAAACTGGTACTTCATCTACTGTAAATGGAGTGACGGCTGCAACCAATGATGTAGGACTTGTGGCGCTTCCCAATGGGCAACACATGGCGCTCGCAGTTTTTGTTTCAGATTCTCCAGCAAACGATGCGATACGCGAGGAAGTCATCGCAAAAGTGACGAAGGTCGCATGGGACGAATGGAGCAGATAG
- a CDS encoding transposase: MTLNGSMDGRAFEVFIEHFLVPNLWEGAVVVMDNLPAHKLGTIEPLIQSAGASLLNLSPYSPDFNPIELWWSQLKAFLRQFSPSTTKMVDILLATARLFGQS; this comes from the coding sequence ATGACACTAAATGGCTCAATGGATGGCAGAGCTTTTGAAGTCTTTATTGAACATTTTTTAGTGCCAAACTTATGGGAGGGTGCAGTAGTTGTTATGGATAATCTACCCGCTCACAAGTTGGGGACTATTGAACCATTGATACAAAGCGCTGGTGCTAGTTTACTGAACTTATCACCCTATTCTCCCGATTTCAATCCTATAGAATTATGGTGGTCGCAACTAAAAGCTTTTTTACGTCAGTTCTCACCAAGCACCACCAAGATGGTTGACATTCTGCTGGCTACGGCACGCTTATTTGGTCAATCGTAA
- a CDS encoding ABC transporter ATP-binding protein, translating into MPLINQHWLVRIVLRSISYFRKDLWLIVTLLLLIGASVLFNLLNAWPMAILVDTVLSPTPKSDWIHTLFLAPFGEGTLNRIFGMAFVATIIRILSDTVFMLRRMLNYRIQYNGTLRVRTELYDKLQALSLGWHGSRSQGDAIYRLSYDSLGPWGVIDTLIGSTAASVTLTAMIWIMLSRHVLLTVFALSFTPLLILANWYFEGRIRSRALESKETDAVMTSTMQQAIELIGLIQSFGREATESRRFGQAVERSVNASMRLHWQENLYPLAVQVVFALGSGVIFGYGGYLVYRDQFLRPVQGGVSIGDLIVFMAYLNQFWDPIGWVLGFTTKIQTFVASCDRIFTVIDESPAIKDEPDARSLPVHPRTLALADVSFEYNSGQPILRNISASIEPGQMVAFLGPSGTGKSTLLNLLPRFYDPTSGSILLDGFDLRTLKIADVRKHMALVSQGSPLFPGTIAENIAYGRPDALLSDIRKAAVESGAAEFIETLPEQYDTLIAEGGQNLSGGQRQRLAIARALVTKAPILILDEPTNALDLKHEQWVIETLQRLRRNRTIILVTHRLETAVDCDRIFVMQEGEICESGTHAELLTQQGLYYRMLGYNPVRSRGLTDKPCIE; encoded by the coding sequence ATGCCGTTAATTAACCAACATTGGTTGGTGCGGATCGTTCTGCGCTCCATTTCCTACTTCCGCAAAGACTTATGGCTGATCGTCACGCTCTTGCTTTTGATCGGGGCATCGGTGCTTTTCAACCTTCTCAACGCCTGGCCGATGGCGATTCTAGTCGATACGGTTTTGTCACCAACTCCGAAATCCGACTGGATTCATACACTGTTTCTTGCCCCGTTCGGTGAAGGCACGCTGAACCGAATTTTCGGAATGGCGTTCGTCGCGACGATCATCAGAATCCTGAGCGATACCGTTTTCATGCTCCGTAGGATGTTGAACTACCGCATCCAGTACAACGGAACCTTGCGCGTTCGCACCGAACTCTACGACAAACTACAAGCGCTGAGTCTCGGCTGGCACGGATCCCGATCGCAGGGTGACGCAATCTATCGGTTGAGCTACGACAGCCTCGGGCCTTGGGGGGTAATCGATACGCTCATCGGCTCCACTGCAGCATCGGTGACGCTGACGGCGATGATCTGGATTATGCTGTCGCGCCACGTCCTTCTCACCGTGTTTGCGCTTTCCTTCACTCCGCTTCTAATACTGGCGAATTGGTACTTCGAGGGAAGGATTAGGAGTCGAGCCCTCGAGTCGAAGGAGACCGATGCGGTGATGACCTCAACCATGCAGCAAGCTATAGAGTTGATTGGACTAATCCAGTCCTTCGGTCGAGAAGCAACGGAGTCGCGACGCTTCGGGCAGGCGGTCGAGCGCAGCGTCAATGCTTCCATGAGGCTCCATTGGCAAGAGAACCTCTATCCGCTGGCGGTTCAGGTAGTCTTCGCCCTCGGAAGCGGGGTAATCTTCGGCTACGGCGGATACCTAGTTTATCGCGACCAGTTCTTGCGTCCGGTGCAGGGCGGCGTGAGTATCGGCGATCTAATCGTATTCATGGCGTACCTCAATCAGTTCTGGGACCCGATAGGTTGGGTGTTGGGTTTCACGACCAAGATCCAGACGTTTGTAGCTTCATGCGATCGCATCTTTACGGTCATTGACGAGTCGCCTGCTATAAAAGATGAGCCTGATGCGCGCTCGCTTCCCGTCCATCCCCGCACACTAGCACTTGCCGACGTGAGCTTCGAGTACAACTCTGGGCAACCCATCTTACGGAACATCAGTGCTAGTATCGAGCCGGGTCAGATGGTGGCGTTTTTGGGTCCTAGCGGAACGGGAAAGAGTACGCTACTCAATCTTTTACCGCGCTTCTATGACCCGACATCGGGCAGCATCCTCCTCGACGGCTTCGACCTCCGCACCCTTAAAATTGCCGATGTTCGCAAGCACATGGCGCTCGTCTCGCAAGGCAGCCCACTTTTCCCCGGAACGATCGCAGAGAATATCGCCTACGGTCGCCCGGATGCTCTGCTCTCCGATATTCGGAAGGCGGCGGTGGAATCTGGGGCAGCCGAGTTCATCGAAACCTTGCCGGAGCAGTATGATACTTTAATCGCTGAGGGCGGTCAAAACCTCTCGGGTGGACAGCGACAGCGCCTAGCTATCGCGCGAGCGCTGGTCACTAAGGCTCCCATACTTATCCTCGACGAACCCACGAATGCGCTGGACTTGAAGCACGAGCAGTGGGTCATAGAGACTCTGCAACGTCTGCGGCGCAACAGAACCATCATTTTGGTCACGCACCGACTCGAAACTGCCGTAGACTGCGATCGGATTTTTGTGATGCAGGAAGGCGAGATTTGCGAGTCTGGTACCCACGCCGAACTCCTTACCCAACAGGGACTCTACTACCGAATGTTGGGCTACAACCCAGTAAGGTCAAGAGGACTTACTGATAAACCCTGCATAGAGTAG
- a CDS encoding transposase has translation MKPYSIELREKIVKIYEQGDTSIRKVAARFDVSKGFVQKILKQKQMTGHVQPQQQGGSLKSVLNSRTNELIQMVEKYPDSTLS, from the coding sequence ATGAAACCTTATTCGATTGAGTTGCGTGAGAAAATAGTTAAAATTTATGAACAAGGTGATACCTCAATTAGAAAAGTAGCCGCCAGATTTGATGTGAGTAAAGGGTTTGTTCAAAAAATCTTAAAACAAAAACAAATGACGGGTCATGTTCAACCCCAACAACAGGGTGGAAGCCTAAAAAGTGTGTTAAACTCGCGCACAAATGAATTGATCCAGATGGTAGAAAAATATCCGGATAGCACGTTGTCATAA
- a CDS encoding transposase, with the protein MTLNGSMDGRAFEVFIEHFLVPNLWEGAVVVMDNLPAHKLGTIEPLIQSAGASLLNLSPYSPDFNPIELWWSQLKSFLRQFSPTTTKMVDILLATARLFGQS; encoded by the coding sequence ATGACACTAAATGGCTCAATGGATGGCAGAGCTTTTGAAGTCTTTATTGAACATTTTTTAGTGCCAAACTTATGGGAGGGTGCAGTAGTTGTTATGGATAATCTACCCGCTCACAAGTTGGGGACTATTGAACCATTGATACAAAGCGCTGGTGCTAGTTTACTGAACTTATCACCCTATTCTCCCGATTTCAATCCTATAGAATTATGGTGGTCGCAACTCAAGTCTTTTTTACGTCAGTTCTCGCCAACCACTACTAAGATGGTTGACATTTTGCTGGCTACGGCACGCTTATTTGGTCAATCGTAA